A region from the Thermococcus sp. genome encodes:
- a CDS encoding antitoxin family protein, with product MPRAIEAVYENGVIKPLKPLSLPSKRLIVYIEEKRFSELIDELELEAREDIDESIATVRGRNDESGS from the coding sequence ATGCCAAGGGCTATCGAGGCAGTCTATGAAAATGGGGTAATAAAACCCCTGAAACCCCTTTCCCTGCCCTCGAAACGATTGATAGTTTACATAGAGGAGAAAAGGTTCTCGGAGCTTATAGACGAGCTTGAACTTGAGGCCAGGGAGGACATTGATGAGAGCATTGCCACGGTCAGGGGTAGGAACGATGAAAGTGGTTCTTGA
- the nadA gene encoding quinolinate synthase NadA codes for MEKEKLIAEIKRLKEERNAIIMAHNYQLPEVQDIADFLGDSLELARKAVNVDADVIVFAGVDFMAETAKILNPEKTVLLPTRRATCAMANMLRPEHIIEAKKKYPDAPVVLYVNSSAETKALADVTVTSANAVKIVEKLDSDVVIFGPDKNLAYYVAKQTGKRVIPVPEYGHCYVHKKFTVEDVERARKLYPNAKLMVHPECEPEVQEKADIIVSTGGMIRHAPEWNEWVVFTEREMVYRLSRLYPSIKFHPAREDATCIGMKAITLNHIYESLRDMKYAIEVPGEIAEKARRAIERMLEMS; via the coding sequence ATGGAAAAGGAGAAGCTAATAGCGGAAATTAAGAGACTTAAGGAGGAGCGCAACGCGATAATCATGGCCCACAACTACCAGTTGCCTGAGGTTCAAGATATAGCAGACTTTCTGGGGGACAGCCTCGAACTCGCGAGGAAAGCGGTCAACGTTGACGCCGATGTGATAGTCTTCGCCGGCGTTGACTTCATGGCCGAGACTGCCAAAATCCTGAACCCCGAAAAGACGGTCCTCCTTCCGACGAGAAGGGCGACCTGCGCCATGGCCAACATGCTCAGGCCAGAGCACATCATCGAGGCGAAGAAGAAGTACCCAGATGCTCCAGTGGTTCTCTACGTCAACAGCTCCGCCGAGACGAAGGCCTTAGCCGACGTAACCGTCACTTCCGCCAACGCCGTCAAAATAGTTGAAAAGCTTGATTCCGACGTGGTAATCTTCGGCCCGGACAAGAACCTCGCCTACTACGTGGCCAAGCAGACCGGGAAGAGAGTTATCCCAGTCCCCGAATACGGCCACTGCTACGTCCACAAAAAGTTCACCGTTGAGGACGTTGAACGCGCGAGGAAACTTTATCCAAACGCCAAGCTGATGGTCCACCCGGAATGCGAGCCGGAAGTGCAGGAGAAGGCTGATATAATCGTCTCCACGGGCGGGATGATAAGGCACGCCCCGGAGTGGAACGAGTGGGTCGTCTTCACCGAGAGGGAGATGGTCTACCGGCTGAGCAGGCTCTATCCGTCCATAAAGTTCCACCCCGCGAGGGAAGACGCGACCTGCATCGGGATGAAGGCGATAACGCTAAACCACATCTACGAGTCCCTCCGCGACATGAAGTACGCCATAGAGGTTCCGGGAGAGATAGCCGAAAAGGCCCGGAGAGCCATCGAGAGGATGCTTGAGATGAGCTGA
- the nadC gene encoding carboxylating nicotinate-nucleotide diphosphorylase, whose translation MVPLSYLLRFIEEDAPFGDITSEMVIPEGVRAKAIVIAKQEGVIAGVEEARALFEHFSVKVKTQKRDGEEVKKGDVILELEGEARAILLVERTALNVMGRMSGIATEVSRLVERVKAINPKVKIAGTRKTLLKPIDKRAILIGGGEPHRFSLSDAILIKDNHLALVPLKEAVRRAKAFSAYKVVEVEVETLEDALKAAKAGADVVMLDNMTPEKIAETIEALRREGLRERVKIEVSGGITPKNIEEYAKLDIDVISLGYLTHSVRNFDVSLEILGRVE comes from the coding sequence ATGGTTCCACTCTCATATCTCCTCAGGTTCATTGAGGAGGACGCCCCCTTTGGGGACATCACAAGCGAGATGGTTATCCCGGAAGGGGTGAGGGCGAAGGCAATTGTCATAGCTAAGCAAGAAGGTGTCATAGCGGGCGTTGAGGAAGCCAGAGCCCTCTTCGAACACTTCAGCGTTAAAGTTAAGACCCAAAAGCGCGACGGCGAGGAAGTTAAGAAGGGCGACGTCATCCTTGAGCTTGAGGGTGAAGCAAGGGCCATCCTGCTCGTTGAGAGGACAGCTTTGAACGTTATGGGCAGGATGAGTGGAATAGCAACGGAAGTCAGTAGGCTCGTTGAAAGGGTTAAAGCCATCAATCCGAAGGTCAAAATCGCGGGGACGAGGAAGACCCTCCTCAAACCAATAGACAAGAGGGCAATCCTCATAGGCGGTGGCGAGCCACACAGATTTTCTCTCAGCGACGCGATACTCATAAAGGACAACCACCTCGCCCTGGTTCCTCTGAAGGAAGCAGTAAGACGGGCAAAGGCATTCAGCGCTTACAAGGTCGTCGAGGTTGAGGTCGAGACCCTTGAGGATGCTCTTAAAGCCGCTAAAGCCGGGGCCGACGTGGTCATGCTCGACAACATGACGCCTGAAAAAATAGCTGAGACTATAGAAGCCTTAAGGCGTGAAGGCCTTCGCGAGAGGGTTAAAATCGAGGTCTCCGGCGGGATAACGCCCAAGAACATCGAAGAATACGCGAAGCTCGACATCGATGTCATAAGTCTGGGCTATCTGACGCACTCCGTCAGGAACTTTGACGTGAGCCTTGAAATCCTTGGTAGAGTTGAGTGA
- the pdxS gene encoding pyridoxal 5'-phosphate synthase lyase subunit PdxS, translated as MNKLKVIEAKGTERLKRGFAKMVKGGVIMDVTNAEQARIAEEAGAVSVMALHRVPADIRKAGGVARMAPIEKIQEIMDAVTIPVMAKVRIGHVAEARILEALGVDMIDESEVLTPSDPFFHIDKREFKVPFVCGARNLGEAVRRIWEGSAMIRTKGEAGTGNIVEAVRHVRLVAEGIRQIQAMTDEQVYGVAEKFAEPYLRLALNVKEIAGLPVKVLENEPIYGHYTYREIVEGLYKVLLEIKKLGRLPVVNFAAGGVATPADAALMMQMGMDGVFVGSGIFKSSNPEKMARAIVEAVNHWDEPDVLVEISRDIGEPMRGQDIEELEVRLEERGV; from the coding sequence ATGAACAAGTTGAAGGTTATCGAGGCAAAGGGGACGGAGAGGCTCAAGAGGGGTTTCGCCAAGATGGTCAAGGGTGGCGTGATTATGGACGTCACCAACGCCGAGCAGGCGAGGATTGCGGAAGAGGCCGGAGCCGTCTCGGTCATGGCTCTCCACCGCGTTCCGGCGGACATCAGGAAGGCCGGTGGCGTTGCCAGAATGGCCCCGATAGAGAAGATTCAGGAGATAATGGACGCTGTGACGATTCCGGTCATGGCGAAGGTGAGGATTGGTCACGTCGCCGAGGCGAGAATCCTCGAAGCTCTGGGCGTTGACATGATTGATGAGAGCGAAGTTCTAACCCCGTCCGACCCGTTCTTCCACATAGACAAGCGCGAGTTTAAGGTCCCCTTCGTCTGCGGTGCAAGGAACCTCGGTGAGGCAGTTAGGAGGATATGGGAAGGCTCAGCAATGATAAGGACCAAGGGCGAGGCCGGAACTGGAAACATAGTTGAAGCAGTTAGGCACGTCCGCCTCGTTGCCGAGGGAATAAGGCAGATACAGGCCATGACCGACGAGCAGGTCTACGGCGTTGCCGAGAAGTTCGCCGAGCCCTACCTGAGGCTTGCCCTCAACGTCAAGGAGATAGCTGGACTTCCAGTGAAGGTTCTCGAGAACGAGCCGATTTACGGCCACTACACCTACCGCGAGATAGTTGAAGGCCTTTACAAGGTTCTTCTGGAGATAAAGAAGCTTGGAAGACTTCCGGTTGTGAACTTCGCGGCCGGGGGTGTTGCAACCCCAGCAGATGCCGCTTTGATGATGCAGATGGGCATGGACGGTGTCTTCGTCGGTTCCGGAATCTTCAAGAGCTCCAACCCGGAGAAGATGGCGAGGGCAATAGTTGAGGCCGTAAACCACTGGGACGAGCCGGATGTTCTCGTCGAGATAAGCAGGGACATCGGCGAACCCATGCGCGGACAGGACATCGAGGAGCTTGAAGTCCGCCTCGAGGAGAGGGGCGTTTGA
- the pdxT gene encoding pyridoxal 5'-phosphate synthase glutaminase subunit PdxT, with the protein MVKVGVIGLQGDVSEHIEASKRALENLGVSGEVIWLRKPNQLEGISAIIIPGGESTTISRLMVKNGLLEPVKKLGEDGLPIMGTCAGLIMLSKEVIGATPEQRFLELLDVKVNRNAYGRQVDSFEAPIKLAFSDEPFTGVFIRAPRIVELLSDKVKPIAWLGERVVGVEQDNIIGLEFHPELTDDTRVHEYFLRKAL; encoded by the coding sequence ATGGTCAAGGTAGGCGTCATAGGCCTCCAAGGAGACGTCAGCGAGCACATCGAGGCAAGCAAACGGGCCTTAGAGAACCTCGGTGTCTCCGGGGAGGTAATCTGGCTCAGGAAACCAAACCAGCTGGAGGGAATCTCTGCAATCATAATCCCAGGTGGAGAAAGCACCACTATCTCGCGCCTGATGGTCAAGAACGGCCTCCTTGAGCCGGTCAAAAAGCTCGGCGAAGACGGCCTTCCAATAATGGGCACCTGCGCCGGCCTGATAATGCTCTCGAAGGAAGTAATCGGCGCAACCCCTGAGCAGAGGTTCCTTGAGCTCCTCGATGTCAAGGTGAACAGAAACGCCTACGGCAGGCAAGTAGACAGCTTCGAGGCACCTATAAAGCTGGCCTTCAGCGACGAGCCCTTCACGGGCGTCTTCATCCGCGCGCCAAGGATAGTCGAGCTTTTGAGTGATAAGGTAAAGCCGATAGCGTGGCTCGGCGAGAGGGTTGTTGGCGTTGAACAGGACAACATAATCGGCCTTGAGTTTCACCCGGAGCTAACCGATGACACGAGGGTTCACGAGTACTTTTTGAGGAAGGCCCTCTGA
- the fdhF gene encoding formate dehydrogenase subunit alpha translates to MKAVVCPYCGFGCRLLVDEKTMKVKPYPGEPNRGKLCPKGLHSTEFVRSGGRLRRPLKRVGSAMVPVSWGVAIEEISNKLLEIRELYGADAVSFLASSKISNEENYLVQKIARLFGTNNIDNCARLCHEASVHALKLAVGTGAQTNPYEDLEAFNAILIWGYNPAETHPVVMDYILRAKRNGAKIIVVDVRETRTMVFADYKLVIRPGTDITLANAIANVIIREELYDEDFVRSRTDGFSEVRMGVMKYKPEYAEKVTGVSAETIQEVARTFARAGRGALMWGMGLTQHVSGVENVLAVINLALLLGYIGERGGLYPMRGQNNVQGAAYMGALSEFLPGYIPLTDERFRKRVASLWGVEDLPTERGLYLTELWDAIERGDVRALYIVGENPAVSEADFIHVRKALRKLDLLVVQDLFMTRTARYAHYVLPASAFCEKSGSYMNSERRIQWSHRVCEPYGDSKPDWKILMMLGKALGLPGFDYSSIEEITAEYFRLFPELEERSVEELKNSDGIFLPRKRLHTWEFATPDGKARLIAVEQIEPWERPDKEYPLVLTTVRKISHYNTGEMTLRSSSLVRLMGEPKALINEKDAKKLGINDGDWVEIETRRGKIRMRAKVGGVPEGVIAVPFHFKANKLTSPALNKAGTPEFKFSACRVKRFG, encoded by the coding sequence GTGAAAGCCGTCGTGTGCCCCTACTGTGGTTTTGGATGCAGGCTCCTCGTAGATGAGAAAACGATGAAGGTGAAGCCTTACCCCGGCGAGCCAAACAGGGGAAAGCTCTGCCCGAAAGGTCTACACTCAACTGAGTTCGTTCGCTCGGGCGGAAGGCTCAGGAGACCCCTTAAAAGGGTTGGCTCCGCGATGGTTCCGGTGAGCTGGGGTGTCGCGATAGAGGAGATATCCAACAAGCTCCTCGAAATTAGGGAGCTTTACGGGGCGGATGCGGTCTCATTTCTGGCGTCATCAAAAATCAGCAACGAGGAGAACTACCTCGTCCAGAAGATTGCGCGCCTCTTCGGGACGAACAACATAGACAACTGCGCTAGGCTTTGCCACGAGGCGAGCGTTCACGCTCTCAAACTTGCCGTTGGAACCGGAGCTCAAACGAACCCCTACGAGGATTTGGAGGCCTTTAACGCGATACTCATCTGGGGTTACAACCCTGCCGAGACGCATCCGGTTGTAATGGACTACATCCTGAGGGCGAAGAGAAACGGCGCGAAAATTATCGTCGTTGATGTCAGGGAAACGAGGACGATGGTCTTCGCCGACTACAAACTTGTAATCAGGCCTGGAACGGACATAACTCTCGCCAACGCGATTGCCAACGTCATCATCAGGGAGGAGCTCTACGACGAGGACTTCGTCCGTTCAAGAACGGATGGTTTTTCTGAGGTCAGGATGGGGGTTATGAAGTACAAGCCGGAATACGCGGAGAAGGTAACCGGTGTTTCTGCAGAGACGATACAGGAAGTCGCAAGGACATTTGCCCGGGCAGGTAGAGGGGCACTAATGTGGGGAATGGGCCTTACACAGCACGTTTCTGGGGTGGAAAACGTTCTGGCTGTGATAAACCTGGCCTTGCTCCTCGGGTACATCGGTGAAAGGGGCGGTCTCTACCCAATGCGCGGGCAGAACAACGTTCAGGGCGCGGCATACATGGGTGCCCTCAGCGAGTTTCTTCCCGGCTACATTCCTCTCACCGACGAGCGCTTCAGGAAGCGCGTTGCTTCGCTCTGGGGCGTTGAGGACCTTCCGACCGAGAGGGGCCTCTACTTAACGGAGCTCTGGGACGCGATAGAGAGGGGCGATGTAAGGGCCCTCTACATCGTCGGCGAGAATCCAGCGGTCAGCGAGGCCGACTTTATCCATGTGAGAAAGGCCCTAAGAAAGCTCGACCTCTTGGTTGTCCAGGACCTATTCATGACGAGGACAGCTCGCTACGCCCACTACGTTCTTCCGGCTTCGGCTTTCTGTGAGAAGAGCGGCAGTTACATGAACAGCGAGAGGAGAATCCAGTGGAGTCACAGGGTCTGCGAGCCCTACGGGGATTCCAAACCCGATTGGAAGATTCTGATGATGCTGGGAAAAGCACTCGGTTTGCCCGGCTTTGACTATTCGAGTATCGAGGAAATAACAGCGGAGTACTTCAGGCTCTTTCCGGAGCTTGAGGAGAGGAGCGTTGAAGAGCTCAAGAACTCGGACGGAATCTTCCTGCCCAGGAAGAGGCTCCACACGTGGGAGTTTGCCACTCCAGACGGAAAGGCGAGGCTCATAGCAGTTGAGCAGATAGAACCATGGGAGAGACCAGACAAAGAGTACCCCCTTGTTCTCACCACGGTGAGGAAGATAAGCCACTATAACACGGGCGAGATGACGCTGAGGAGCTCGTCGCTGGTCAGGCTCATGGGCGAGCCGAAGGCTTTAATCAACGAGAAAGACGCTAAAAAGCTCGGAATAAACGACGGTGACTGGGTGGAGATAGAGACGAGGCGCGGGAAGATAAGGATGCGCGCCAAGGTCGGTGGGGTTCCTGAAGGAGTTAT